One bacterium DNA segment encodes these proteins:
- a CDS encoding efflux RND transporter periplasmic adaptor subunit, with protein MYRNNLISRAEYDEIQGETAMTIARLNGVAGQLRAAGMSEDQLEQIESKGISSRWQLRAGIDGSLLERRATLGVTLEAGSTIATVGDANALWIQGHIRERDAGRIRSGQKIEFASDGRSLDRVGGEVFWIAQYIDPQTRTVMVRARLNDTNNLARANRFGRMLVQSNAGSGALLVPKDAVQWEGCCNVVFVAAGENKFQPHKVSVERGDRSHYKVSSGVQAGEMVVVGGSYLLKTELMKGSMGTGCCGLEPEL; from the coding sequence TTGTATCGCAACAATCTGATCAGTCGCGCTGAGTATGACGAAATCCAGGGCGAAACCGCCATGACCATCGCGCGTCTCAACGGTGTTGCCGGTCAGCTCCGCGCCGCTGGCATGAGCGAGGATCAACTCGAACAAATCGAATCCAAGGGCATCTCATCGCGTTGGCAACTGCGCGCTGGTATTGACGGTTCCTTGCTTGAGCGTCGCGCCACTCTCGGCGTTACACTTGAGGCCGGCTCCACAATTGCAACCGTCGGCGACGCAAACGCGCTTTGGATCCAGGGTCATATCCGCGAGCGCGATGCCGGTCGAATTCGATCGGGTCAAAAAATCGAGTTCGCCTCAGATGGCCGCTCTCTCGACCGTGTCGGCGGGGAAGTCTTCTGGATCGCCCAGTACATTGACCCGCAAACGCGAACGGTAATGGTCCGCGCTCGTCTCAACGACACCAACAATCTTGCCCGAGCCAATCGCTTTGGACGCATGCTCGTCCAGAGTAACGCAGGTTCCGGCGCACTGCTCGTCCCCAAGGACGCTGTGCAGTGGGAAGGCTGTTGCAATGTCGTCTTCGTCGCGGCAGGGGAGAACAAGTTCCAGCCCCACAAAGTCTCAGTAGAACGCGGCGACCGGTCACACTACAAAGTCAGCTCCGGAGTCCAGGCCGGAGAAATGGTTGTTGTCGGCGGCAGTTACTTGCTGAAGACCGAATTGATGAAGGGCAGTATGGGCACCGGCTGTTGCGGCCTCGAGCCGGAACTGTGA
- a CDS encoding T9SS type A sorting domain-containing protein translates to MTSSLTYLSRTFLLTAILVLAFVTSVAVADCNPPIFTSAPALSINKNHCSAYTFDFNATEGGNDHPADPVTFSTTVGTINPTTGQLSVPTIMTCGSTSVTVTATNSCDSTADHTFEITWTNSKPNLTMNLPSSGLVCPAGKQASYDFNSVDADPCDAAYWTITASDAVVNPPTIAGTGFFKWLTDPSEAGLTKSFYATITDQCGGADTAAFSVQVLDHVPQVLAIEKTHSGQLGSVEEVSIIRRIGSAQIGSFDFLIAFNSLPLNFISAQPGDALNACGWEYFTYKYTPTSNSCGWNCVESLVRITAIADVNDIAGSPSCSQFGENAELVKLRFYIAIDPSFECYYLPVRFAWLDCGDNSTTNIAGDTSWISSRVFDFENADPLNDPNYEMTDSVCSPEISYGGACADCDDALPGVRDIYFQHGGVDLSCTELDFAGDVNLNGIPYEIADASLLADYFTGGLGVFTKNTAAQVAQSDANNDSFVLTTGDLAYLLRVIVGDALPFPKLHPFAVTAQVDALGGIVTIDSPDPIAAVHMTFSLPEKMFIDNYTQLQLNYAVRDGKLHVLLWPGIELFDASIPVGVNEIIKVHGATLDSIEISDYHGNMMSSMLSRRALPTEFALAQNFPNPFNPVTRININLPELSAWSLDIFNVTGQVIESFSGTGIGIVGVDWDARSYPSGVYFYKVQVGSWTASKKMLLLK, encoded by the coding sequence ATGACGAGTTCTCTTACTTACCTCTCGCGCACGTTTCTATTAACAGCAATTCTTGTTCTCGCATTCGTGACATCCGTGGCCGTAGCCGACTGCAATCCGCCAATCTTCACATCGGCGCCCGCGTTGTCGATTAACAAGAACCACTGCTCTGCCTATACATTCGATTTCAATGCCACCGAGGGCGGCAACGATCATCCCGCCGACCCGGTGACTTTCTCTACTACCGTTGGCACGATCAATCCCACGACTGGCCAACTCTCTGTGCCGACGATAATGACTTGCGGTTCGACCTCGGTTACTGTCACCGCGACCAATTCCTGCGACTCGACCGCCGATCATACTTTCGAAATCACGTGGACCAATTCCAAACCAAACTTGACCATGAATCTCCCGTCCTCTGGCCTCGTTTGTCCAGCCGGCAAGCAGGCAAGCTACGACTTCAATTCCGTCGATGCCGACCCCTGCGACGCTGCATACTGGACTATCACTGCTTCTGACGCCGTGGTCAATCCACCAACAATCGCCGGCACCGGCTTCTTCAAATGGCTCACCGACCCTTCCGAGGCAGGACTCACCAAGTCGTTTTATGCAACAATTACCGACCAATGCGGTGGGGCAGACACCGCGGCATTTTCTGTGCAGGTTCTCGATCATGTTCCCCAAGTCTTGGCTATTGAGAAGACGCATAGCGGTCAGCTTGGATCTGTTGAAGAGGTCAGCATCATCCGCAGGATCGGCTCCGCGCAAATCGGCAGCTTCGATTTTCTCATTGCATTCAACTCGCTACCATTGAATTTCATTTCCGCACAACCCGGTGATGCGCTCAATGCCTGCGGCTGGGAGTACTTCACTTATAAATACACCCCCACAAGTAACTCCTGTGGCTGGAACTGCGTTGAATCGCTCGTGCGTATCACTGCCATTGCCGACGTCAATGACATCGCCGGATCGCCTTCCTGCAGTCAGTTTGGCGAAAATGCCGAGCTTGTTAAATTGCGATTCTATATCGCAATCGACCCGAGTTTTGAGTGCTACTACCTCCCGGTACGATTTGCCTGGCTCGATTGCGGCGATAACTCGACGACGAACATCGCTGGGGATACTTCTTGGATTTCCAGCCGCGTGTTTGATTTCGAAAACGCCGACCCGTTGAACGACCCTAATTACGAAATGACCGACTCCGTTTGCAGTCCCGAAATCTCCTACGGCGGCGCATGTGCTGATTGCGATGACGCGCTACCTGGAGTTCGCGACATCTATTTTCAACATGGCGGCGTTGATTTGAGCTGTACCGAGCTTGATTTCGCCGGGGATGTCAACCTCAACGGAATTCCATACGAAATCGCCGATGCGTCACTATTAGCTGATTACTTCACCGGCGGTCTTGGTGTCTTCACAAAAAACACCGCAGCACAAGTCGCACAATCTGACGCCAATAATGACAGCTTCGTACTTACAACCGGCGATCTAGCCTATCTACTCCGTGTCATTGTGGGCGATGCCCTGCCATTCCCGAAACTTCATCCCTTCGCGGTCACTGCCCAAGTTGACGCACTCGGCGGCATTGTCACTATCGACAGCCCCGACCCAATCGCAGCAGTCCACATGACTTTTAGTTTGCCGGAAAAAATGTTCATCGACAACTACACTCAGCTTCAACTGAACTACGCCGTTCGCGACGGCAAATTGCACGTCCTGCTTTGGCCGGGAATCGAGCTCTTTGATGCCAGCATACCAGTCGGAGTCAACGAGATTATCAAGGTGCACGGCGCTACCCTCGACTCTATCGAAATTTCCGACTACCACGGCAATATGATGTCTTCAATGCTATCACGTCGAGCCCTGCCGACAGAATTCGCGCTCGCTCAGAATTTCCCCAACCCGTTTAATCCTGTAACTCGGATCAATATCAACTTGCCGGAGCTATCCGCTTGGTCTCTCGACATTTTCAACGTCACCGGCCAAGTCATCGAATCCTTCTCCGGCACCGGCATCGGGATCGTCGGCGTTGATTGGGACGCCCGCAGCTATCCCAGCGGCGTCTATTTCTACAAAGTCCAAGTCGGGTCGTGGACTGCTTCCAAGAAGATGCTCTTGCTGAAGTAG
- a CDS encoding dockerin type I repeat-containing protein, with translation MFTIQKTLVTTFILLAIFTTSLSAGYEVRIHVNYPHDVVYAGYLNDVEIWIENSTPLYMIRLPLLYSSNIGAVAWHSPYGTVPASSPYISIDDEESIGIWELPPGWQVDASQMPAVSSIWGAAMSAEYALPDHQQLTRVLSLKLDATSLAVGDGPFCVDDIFIPPVSRLEFWTGTETFRPSFHECPNCDPLLPAVCFDVVAPNWVKGDANGDGRSNISDCVFLIQYIFHSGEAPSPFQMGDVDCNGDITMSDLVNMVSYIFSGGTEPC, from the coding sequence ATGTTCACGATTCAAAAAACACTCGTGACGACCTTCATCCTGCTTGCGATCTTTACGACCTCACTATCCGCAGGCTATGAGGTCCGCATCCACGTCAACTATCCCCACGATGTCGTCTATGCCGGCTATCTAAACGATGTTGAGATCTGGATTGAAAATTCTACCCCGCTCTATATGATCAGACTTCCGCTTCTGTATTCATCCAATATCGGCGCGGTTGCCTGGCATTCGCCTTACGGCACAGTGCCGGCTTCGTCGCCCTATATTTCGATTGATGACGAAGAGTCCATCGGTATTTGGGAACTTCCCCCGGGATGGCAAGTCGATGCATCACAAATGCCTGCTGTCTCAAGTATTTGGGGAGCGGCAATGTCCGCCGAATACGCTTTACCGGACCACCAACAATTGACGCGCGTCCTTTCGCTGAAGTTGGATGCCACAAGCCTTGCTGTCGGCGACGGACCGTTCTGCGTCGACGATATCTTCATTCCCCCAGTCAGTAGACTCGAGTTCTGGACTGGCACCGAAACGTTTCGCCCCTCTTTCCACGAGTGCCCCAATTGCGATCCTTTATTGCCGGCAGTCTGCTTTGATGTCGTCGCACCGAACTGGGTCAAAGGCGATGCCAACGGCGATGGCAGATCCAATATCTCTGATTGCGTGTTCCTGATCCAGTACATCTTCCACTCAGGCGAAGCACCAAGTCCATTCCAAATGGGTGATGTTGACTGTAACGGCGATATAACCATGTCCGACCTCGTCAATATGGTGAGCTATATTTTCTCCGGCGGCACTGAACCCTGTTAA
- a CDS encoding T9SS type A sorting domain-containing protein — MNPTLRTFVFALFAVLLVQANAYAQFDVSVHFNGGSDVVYIGEDNILEVYITNSSPVEGMTVGFEFSNSAGSFELVSPYGTRPPAPNASFIMEHGDAIDKFAGIGHLLVVTNRLPDSVLFGGADASAGTATDLPVHMTPTLCYSMKIRIPAGLTPTESAFCVNNIFYPPAGTWLMVSQDGSGTPYSQVPTFQGQSNSSDMVPDAPSVYFDLVQRPPCDPLQLTNCPIVLKGDSVTPIVWNFDVTPDDVEPVTWTVQALDAVINTPSIDADGNFSFLLSASEAGSFKPFRVIAENECGLDTCDFDVEYIIGDQPFVVQIEKTHSTLQGNYEYVSITMQHSSYSIGGFDFLVGYDASALIFNTAQLGEDLGPAGCGWEYFTFRYGAQGNCGGVCPSGLLRVVAIADANNGANHPDCFNVAPGGELVRLKFYVTNDRLYECQYIPIQFAWMDCGDNGISNVGGDTLWISSKVFAFENTDPLNDPRFEITDSSCHFAISYGGACVDCNVSAKYAPVRHVIFWNGGIDIVCADSIDAPGDLNLNGIGYEIADAVLYTNYFLKGLSALNPNPQTREAQIAASDANQDGTTLTVGDLVYLLRVVVGDALPYSKLAPFANSAVVSMSDGLITTESSVEIGAMVATFRVSGDYVIKSASDMSVLSAEENGVVRVLVYSGLEDMSKRLSAGRNEIFSISGDVELLSTEVSDYNGNMLTTALSKSVLPSEFKLLQNSPNPFNPVTKIGLDLPVVSDWTLEIFNVAGQLVTSYSGRNQGHTDIEWNAANQPSGVYFYKVRAADWTESRKMLLLK, encoded by the coding sequence ATGAACCCGACTTTACGCACTTTTGTCTTTGCCTTGTTTGCGGTTCTGCTTGTGCAGGCGAATGCTTACGCCCAATTCGATGTCAGCGTCCATTTCAATGGGGGCAGTGATGTCGTTTACATTGGTGAAGACAATATTCTCGAAGTCTATATTACCAACAGTTCTCCTGTGGAAGGCATGACCGTCGGATTTGAGTTTTCAAATTCAGCCGGTTCATTTGAACTGGTGAGTCCTTATGGAACCCGGCCACCCGCTCCGAATGCTTCTTTTATCATGGAGCATGGCGATGCGATCGACAAATTTGCAGGCATCGGTCATTTGCTTGTTGTCACCAACCGATTACCGGACAGTGTTTTGTTCGGCGGTGCAGATGCCAGCGCAGGTACGGCAACTGATCTACCGGTTCATATGACGCCTACACTCTGTTACTCGATGAAGATTAGGATTCCTGCAGGTCTCACACCTACGGAGTCTGCGTTTTGTGTAAACAACATCTTCTACCCGCCCGCTGGTACCTGGCTAATGGTCAGTCAGGACGGCTCGGGCACGCCCTATTCTCAAGTTCCGACTTTTCAAGGGCAGTCCAATTCATCCGATATGGTTCCCGATGCGCCGTCCGTCTATTTTGATCTTGTCCAGCGGCCGCCTTGCGATCCACTGCAGTTGACGAACTGTCCGATAGTTCTCAAGGGCGATTCCGTCACGCCGATTGTTTGGAATTTCGATGTAACTCCTGATGACGTCGAGCCGGTAACGTGGACGGTACAAGCGCTCGATGCAGTAATAAACACACCTTCGATTGATGCGGATGGTAATTTCTCGTTCTTGCTTTCGGCTTCTGAAGCCGGTTCGTTCAAGCCCTTCAGAGTAATTGCAGAGAATGAGTGCGGGCTGGATACTTGCGACTTTGACGTCGAGTATATAATCGGCGACCAGCCATTTGTAGTGCAGATCGAAAAGACTCATAGCACGCTGCAGGGCAACTACGAGTATGTTTCGATTACAATGCAACATTCGTCATATTCAATTGGTGGTTTTGATTTTCTTGTTGGCTACGATGCAAGCGCTCTAATTTTCAATACAGCTCAACTCGGTGAAGATTTGGGACCTGCCGGTTGCGGATGGGAGTATTTTACTTTCCGCTATGGAGCACAAGGCAACTGCGGTGGAGTTTGTCCCAGCGGTTTACTTCGAGTCGTAGCCATTGCTGACGCAAACAACGGCGCCAATCATCCCGATTGTTTCAATGTTGCCCCTGGCGGCGAACTGGTGAGACTCAAGTTCTATGTGACGAATGATCGGCTGTATGAATGCCAGTATATACCGATTCAGTTTGCCTGGATGGATTGCGGCGACAACGGCATTTCGAATGTGGGCGGCGATACGCTTTGGATTTCGAGCAAGGTGTTCGCATTCGAGAATACTGATCCGCTGAACGACCCGAGATTCGAAATTACCGACAGTTCGTGCCATTTCGCGATCAGCTACGGCGGCGCCTGCGTCGACTGTAATGTTTCGGCGAAGTATGCGCCGGTGCGGCACGTGATATTCTGGAATGGCGGAATTGATATCGTGTGTGCCGACTCGATTGATGCACCGGGGGATCTTAATTTGAACGGTATCGGCTACGAGATTGCTGATGCTGTGCTCTACACGAATTATTTCCTGAAGGGTCTGAGTGCCCTAAATCCCAATCCGCAAACCCGCGAGGCGCAGATTGCTGCTTCGGATGCAAATCAGGATGGCACGACGCTGACAGTCGGCGATTTGGTGTATCTGCTTCGTGTGGTGGTCGGAGATGCTCTCCCCTATTCAAAATTGGCGCCATTTGCGAATAGCGCAGTTGTGTCGATGAGCGACGGTTTGATCACGACAGAGTCATCGGTCGAGATCGGCGCTATGGTGGCGACATTCAGGGTCAGCGGCGACTATGTTATCAAGAGTGCCAGTGATATGAGTGTTCTGTCGGCTGAAGAAAACGGTGTGGTGAGAGTGCTCGTTTACTCAGGGCTCGAAGATATGTCCAAGCGGTTATCTGCCGGACGCAACGAGATATTCTCGATCAGCGGAGACGTTGAACTGCTGAGTACTGAAGTTTCCGACTACAACGGCAACATGCTGACGACGGCACTGAGTAAGAGCGTCTTGCCAAGTGAATTCAAGCTGTTGCAAAACTCGCCGAATCCATTCAATCCGGTCACCAAGATCGGGCTCGATTTGCCGGTAGTATCAGACTGGACGCTGGAGATATTCAACGTTGCCGGTCAGTTGGTGACGAGCTATTCGGGACGTAATCAAGGGCATACCGACATCGAATGGAATGCAGCCAATCAGCCGAGCGGAGTCTATTTCTACAAGGTTCGCGCCGCGGATTGGACTGAATCAAGAAAAATGCTTCTGTTAAAGTAG
- a CDS encoding Rrf2 family transcriptional regulator, which produces MKISRKADYALRAVLHIARQPNEKRNSINVIAETESIPRDFLAKILKELTRAQILKSYQGVHGGYQLAKTPTQVSVLDVIEAMDGPLGLNLCVRGDRGCDCDKADHCSMYPFWSKLQVQFRSQLKGETLAKLKGAGKKK; this is translated from the coding sequence ATGAAGATTTCACGGAAAGCCGACTACGCGCTCAGAGCGGTGTTGCATATTGCGCGTCAGCCTAATGAAAAACGCAACTCGATCAATGTCATCGCTGAAACCGAGAGTATTCCTCGCGACTTTCTGGCGAAAATCCTAAAGGAGCTAACCCGCGCTCAGATTCTGAAGTCATATCAGGGCGTGCATGGCGGATATCAATTGGCTAAGACGCCGACGCAGGTAAGCGTGCTGGATGTTATCGAAGCGATGGACGGTCCGTTGGGCCTGAATCTTTGTGTCCGCGGCGATCGCGGCTGCGACTGCGACAAGGCAGATCATTGCAGCATGTACCCGTTCTGGTCGAAGCTGCAGGTGCAGTTCCGTTCGCAGTTGAAGGGTGAGACGCTGGCGAAGCTTAAGGGCGCCGGCAAGAAGAAGTAG
- a CDS encoding NAD+ synthase, producing the protein MRIALGQVNPIVGAFADNLDKITAGVESAIAKGCDLVMFPELTLCGYPPEDLLLNRSFIEANKTYLKKLISRVGNIAVICGFAGSQGNSVYNSAAVIQNRKLLLTYNKVALPNYGVFDEKRYFQPGSEMPLLRLRNTLIGINICEDIWLCPGITEQQASFGARVILNISASPYHMHKAEERIEMLRDRAIRNNSHVFYVNMVGGQDELIFDGASLGIDPKGKVIARAEQFAEQLLIADIPEARTANNLAFELIKRAGTNPDRQFPIKYAEISDSNRRKLSRKVTARIARLLPLEEEVYQGLVLATRDYVLKNGFKHTVIGMSGGIDSALTAAVAVEALGKANVHLIFMPSRFTSELSHRAAMKQAQLLGVKMSDLPIVDLFEDYAELMNPVFGDCTTGLPGENLQARIRGNLLMAYSNKFGAIVLNTSNKSEAAVGYTTLYGDMVGGFAVLKDIPKTLVYKISKHLNRSRKREVVAREIIKRPPTAELKDNQLDTDSLPPYEVLDEILRLYVELDTDEHDIVASGFDPATVRRVLRMVAASEYKRRQSPPGARITPRSFGKDRRWPITNKF; encoded by the coding sequence TTGCGTATCGCCTTGGGACAAGTCAATCCAATCGTCGGTGCTTTCGCCGATAATCTCGATAAAATCACCGCCGGTGTCGAATCCGCCATTGCAAAGGGCTGCGACCTGGTCATGTTCCCTGAATTGACGCTTTGCGGCTATCCCCCTGAAGATCTCTTACTTAACCGTAGCTTCATCGAAGCCAACAAGACCTATCTTAAGAAGTTAATCTCCCGCGTCGGCAATATTGCCGTTATTTGCGGATTCGCTGGTTCGCAGGGCAATAGCGTCTACAATTCCGCGGCTGTGATCCAAAACCGCAAATTGTTGCTAACCTACAACAAAGTCGCCCTTCCCAACTACGGGGTATTCGATGAAAAACGCTATTTCCAGCCCGGCAGCGAAATGCCGTTGCTGCGTCTGCGCAATACCCTCATCGGAATCAACATCTGCGAAGATATCTGGCTTTGCCCCGGCATTACCGAACAGCAGGCTTCGTTCGGCGCTCGCGTTATCCTGAACATCTCAGCGTCGCCCTACCATATGCACAAGGCCGAAGAGCGTATCGAGATGCTCCGCGATCGCGCCATTCGCAATAACAGCCACGTCTTCTATGTCAATATGGTCGGTGGTCAGGATGAACTCATCTTCGACGGAGCTTCGCTCGGTATTGATCCCAAAGGCAAGGTCATTGCCCGCGCCGAGCAATTCGCTGAACAGCTGTTAATTGCAGATATCCCCGAAGCCCGCACCGCCAATAATCTTGCCTTCGAGTTGATCAAGCGCGCTGGTACCAACCCTGATCGCCAATTCCCGATCAAGTACGCCGAAATTTCCGATTCTAACCGCCGGAAACTGTCCCGTAAAGTCACAGCCCGGATTGCGCGGTTGCTACCGCTCGAAGAAGAAGTCTATCAGGGACTCGTGTTGGCCACCAGAGACTACGTGCTCAAGAACGGCTTCAAGCATACCGTGATCGGCATGTCGGGCGGAATCGATTCGGCTCTCACCGCCGCCGTCGCCGTTGAAGCCCTCGGCAAAGCCAACGTCCATTTGATTTTCATGCCGTCGCGCTTTACCTCTGAGTTATCCCATCGTGCAGCTATGAAACAAGCCCAACTCCTCGGCGTCAAAATGAGCGACTTGCCGATTGTTGACCTTTTCGAAGACTACGCCGAACTCATGAACCCCGTCTTCGGCGATTGCACTACCGGACTCCCCGGAGAGAATCTTCAAGCGCGCATCCGTGGCAATCTGCTAATGGCCTACTCCAACAAGTTCGGCGCCATTGTGCTCAATACCAGTAACAAATCCGAGGCCGCAGTCGGCTACACAACGCTCTACGGCGATATGGTTGGTGGATTCGCTGTCCTCAAAGACATCCCCAAGACCCTCGTCTACAAGATATCGAAACATCTCAATCGCTCTCGAAAGAGGGAAGTCGTCGCCCGCGAGATCATCAAACGTCCGCCGACTGCAGAACTCAAAGACAATCAGCTCGACACCGACTCGCTTCCACCGTACGAAGTGCTCGACGAAATCCTTCGCCTGTACGTCGAACTCGACACCGACGAACACGATATCGTCGCTTCAGGCTTTGACCCGGCAACCGTTCGCCGCGTCCTTCGCATGGTCGCCGCCTCCGAGTACAAGCGTCGCCAGTCGCCGCCCGGTGCGCGAATTACGCCTCGTTCATTCGGCAAGGATCGTCGCTGGCCGATTACCAACAAGTTCTAA
- a CDS encoding T9SS type A sorting domain-containing protein, whose product MSNQVHLSHTSARPLKDFTVVLFSIILISLLSSYSLVLGSDLLGNAEGTASQSLDAPTLVNCPPSLLFGFVCNDIEWDLDAIPTPGCETLTWSAVAVDVQPAGAFSIDENGVFTVAFDIVDGGNLFRFLIIVTDNCGAADSCIIMTELLSGVPSLLKIASVNGQYGDRVEVPITYHGAELMQRFDFAINFNPDILNFLSVDLGSSLGSSGCQWEYFNYSYSLDGPPVESGPTAVLRISAIADINNGEIYPACNYVSSGDALVTMNFSIAHNHWYDCQFLPIRFVWNNCLDNSIKTLYPDIHNTSCRVYDYGNTDPIVDPNYELTNIDCDNEWRFGGSCGQCEGVPDLWNRNFVNFWNGGIDLLCADSFCVRGDMNVNRIAYEVGDFVVYSNYFLYGLPALTIFPPLQICGSDINDDGYTLTVADIVHMMRIMSGEIMPLVPKSAQSAVALLTVENGTIVLNSNADIGGILLELQSPASEQIVINNLAEFEMMQAAKTDNITRVLLLPRLGSRDAQLNSGTVALLNTAPGTKILSAEIADYYGNPIAVELSKSSLPTEFSLDQNTPNPFNPTTRININLPTLSDWILSIINVSGQVVETFTGTGIGIVGVDWNARSYPSGVYFYRATVGNYTETRKMVLLK is encoded by the coding sequence ATGTCCAATCAAGTGCACCTCTCTCATACGAGTGCGAGGCCATTGAAGGACTTCACTGTGGTCCTTTTCTCGATTATTCTGATTTCATTGTTATCCTCATACTCATTGGTTCTCGGTAGTGACCTGCTCGGCAATGCGGAGGGAACCGCCAGCCAATCTCTCGATGCGCCGACACTTGTCAATTGTCCGCCTTCTCTTCTGTTTGGCTTCGTCTGCAATGACATAGAGTGGGATCTTGATGCGATCCCGACTCCCGGGTGCGAAACTCTAACTTGGTCGGCGGTTGCTGTCGATGTGCAGCCTGCCGGTGCATTCTCAATTGATGAGAACGGTGTGTTTACAGTAGCTTTCGATATTGTCGACGGTGGGAATCTTTTTCGATTCTTAATCATTGTCACCGACAACTGCGGAGCCGCCGATAGTTGCATCATAATGACGGAGCTTCTTTCCGGCGTACCCTCCTTGCTCAAAATCGCAAGCGTCAACGGCCAATATGGCGACCGCGTTGAAGTCCCAATAACCTATCATGGCGCTGAACTAATGCAGCGATTCGACTTCGCCATAAACTTCAATCCCGACATCCTGAACTTCTTGTCGGTCGACCTTGGAAGCAGCCTCGGATCGTCCGGCTGCCAGTGGGAGTACTTCAACTACAGCTATTCACTGGATGGTCCCCCTGTTGAATCAGGACCCACCGCAGTACTCAGAATCTCTGCAATTGCGGATATCAACAATGGGGAAATCTACCCTGCCTGTAACTACGTTTCCTCCGGCGATGCGCTTGTTACCATGAACTTCAGTATTGCACACAATCACTGGTACGATTGTCAATTCTTGCCAATCCGCTTTGTCTGGAACAACTGCCTCGACAATTCCATCAAAACACTTTATCCAGATATTCACAATACTTCCTGCCGCGTGTACGACTATGGAAACACCGATCCCATTGTCGATCCCAACTATGAGTTGACTAATATCGATTGCGACAATGAATGGCGCTTCGGCGGGTCGTGTGGTCAATGCGAAGGCGTGCCTGATCTATGGAATCGCAACTTCGTGAACTTCTGGAATGGCGGTATTGATCTCCTTTGTGCGGATTCATTTTGCGTCCGCGGCGATATGAACGTGAACCGAATTGCTTATGAAGTCGGCGATTTTGTCGTCTATTCAAACTACTTTCTCTATGGTCTGCCCGCATTGACTATCTTTCCGCCATTGCAAATCTGCGGAAGCGACATCAACGACGACGGCTATACATTAACTGTTGCAGATATCGTCCACATGATGCGAATCATGTCCGGGGAAATCATGCCTCTTGTACCGAAGTCGGCTCAGAGTGCTGTGGCTCTTCTCACTGTCGAGAACGGCACAATTGTCCTGAATTCCAACGCCGACATCGGCGGCATCCTCCTCGAACTGCAGAGCCCCGCATCGGAGCAGATCGTAATCAACAATCTGGCCGAGTTTGAAATGATGCAAGCGGCCAAGACCGACAACATCACCCGCGTGCTCCTTTTGCCGCGCTTAGGCAGCCGCGATGCGCAGCTCAATAGCGGCACGGTCGCCTTGCTGAATACTGCTCCCGGTACGAAAATCCTCAGCGCCGAGATTGCCGACTACTACGGAAATCCCATCGCCGTTGAGCTATCAAAATCGTCGCTTCCGACTGAATTCTCCCTTGATCAGAATACACCCAATCCGTTCAATCCCACGACCCGAATCAACATCAACTTGCCGACTCTATCGGATTGGATCTTGAGTATCATCAACGTTTCCGGCCAAGTCGTCGAAACCTTCACCGGCACCGGTATCGGTATCGTCGGCGTTGATTGGAACGCTCGCAGCTATCCCAGCGGCGTCTACTTCTATCGTGCCACGGTAGGGAACTACACCGAAACCAGAAAGATGGTATTGCTGAAATAG